The following nucleotide sequence is from Gymnodinialimonas sp. 202GB13-11.
CTGGGCGGCGCGCGTCAGGCCTATGAGATGATCCTGATGTCGTTTGAACGTGGCGATGTGGACGGGCTAAAGCCGTTCCTCGCCGATGATGTGATGGAAACGTTCGAGACGGTCATCAACCAGCGCAACGAACAGGGCCTGACGATTGAGGCGGAATTTGTCGGTGTGCGCGAAATAGCGCTCCAGAACGCAACGTTCGATCGCGGGGCGAGTGAGGCCGAGATCACCGTGCGTTTTGTGGGTGAGTTGACCAGCGTTGTTCGCAATTCCGACGGCGAGATCATCGAAGGCGACGCGTCCGAGATCAAACGCCAACGCGATGTGTGGACTTTCGCGCGCACAATGGGCGCTGATGATCCGAACTGGGCCCTGGTGGCAACTGACGGATGAACGATGGGACTGCGCGCGGTAGCGATTGCTTTGGCGCTTACCGCCACAGCCGCCACGGCAGATGAACCCGTGCAGCTTCTGACGTTCGATGATTTGGATGGGTGGGCCGAGGATGATCATTCCGCGGCCCTTTCCGTTTTTCGAAACACCTGCATGGATCTTGAGGGCTCGGATTGGGAAGCGCTCTGTGCGGTTGCCGAAACGGCGCCTGACGCAAGGACATTCTTCGAATTGTTCTTTCGGCCGGTCCTGATTGGTGGCGAAGAACCGGCCTTGTTCACTGGATACTATGAGCCGGAATTGAGCGGGTCGCGCACCAGAACAAGCCGCTATCGCTATCCGGTTTATCGTCTCCCGCCCGAGGTGAATGGCCAGTGGCTGTCTCGGCGGGAGATTGAGGAAAGTCGCGTGCTTGAGGGGCGTGGGCTGGAGATCGCCTGGGTTGATGACCCGGTAGAACTGTTCTTTCTGCAGATCCAAGGATCGGGCCGTATCCGGCTTGCCGAGGGCGGGTTTCTGCGCGTGGGTTATGGCGGTCGGAACGGCCATGAATACCGCTCGGTGGGTCAGGAGCTTGTCCGGCGCGGTGTGTATCAGCCGCATCAGGTGTCCGCGCAGGTGATCCAATCCTGGGTGCGGCGAAACCCGGTGGCTGGGCAAACGCTGCTGCATCACAACCCTAGCTACGTGTTCTTTCGCGAGGTCGACATCGACGACCCGGATCTTGGGCCACTGGGTGCCATGAACCGAAACATCACGCCGCATCGGACGATTGCAGTGGATCCAGATCACACGCCATTGGGCGCTCCGGTCTGGATTGAGAAAGACGGCGACGGCCCGATCCGCCGGTTGATGATCGCGCAGGATACCGGCGGGGCAATCCAAGGGCCGCAGCGTGCGGATATTTTCTTTGGTTTCGGAGACGACGCCGGGGATGCCGCAGGCGTCATCCGCGACCCAGGCCGCATGATCGTTCTGCTGCCGATCGAACGTGCGCACCAACTGATCCCGGACGCGTGACAGATGGGTAAGCGTGGAAAACGCGGCCTGTCCGAGGAGGATAAGGCCCTTTGGAACAGAGTCGCGTCGACCGCCACGCCCATGGACCGCTCCGGCGCGCCGCGGATCATTCCGGAAGCGCCAAAGCCGAAATCACCTATCCGGCGTGAAGCGACAACCGCCGAACGGCTGCCTGCCTTTCGCATTGGTGAAAAGGCTTCCTTCTCGGCCAACCCCGTAAACCACGCGCCGACGCTTTCGGCGCGGCTGGCGCATGCGCCTGTGCGGATGGATCACGGCACACACAAACGCATGGTGCGGGGCAAGCTGAAGCCCGAGGATCGCATTGACCTGCACGGTATGGTTCTGGCCGAGGCGCATCCCGCGCTGATTTCCTTCATCAGCTCTGCCTACGAGCGGGAATTGCGGTTGGTTTTGGTGATAACTGGCAAAGGCAAGGATCGCGATAGCGGTGGGCCGATTCCGATCCGGCGCGGGGTGTTGAAGCATCAGGTGCCAAGCTGGCTGCAATCCCCGCCGTTGGGTTTGATGATCCTCGATATTCGTGAGGCGCACCAAAAGCACGGCGGTGGTGGCGCGTACTACGTCTACCTCAAGCGCCGCCGTTAGTTTGCGGTGATCGGGCTGAGCATGATCTGCGTGGCATTCTGAATCGTCAGGATCGTGCCCGGAAGAATGCCCGGGCGCTGAGTGGTGCTCCGCTCAAACGAATTGTTCACACCAGCCGCATCGTTGAGGATTTGCACAACAGCCGGTGAACTGGCACCGGCAAAGTGATTGAATGTATCGCGGACCCCACCCGAGAAGGCGGAGACGTCGATAATGGTGATCTCAAATTCGCCGAGCGCATCGGGGATGGCGAGGTTTCCGACTCGTTCAGCCTGCCCGGTGATCCGGGCAGATAGCCGTAGCGCCTGATCGCGTTGCGAGGTGAAAATCACGAACGGCTGCGGAAGCTCTCCGATCCGTTCGGCCTGGCTGCGGAACACATCGACATCCACATCGGGTGAGAACAGGATCACGCCGTTGATCCGATCCAGCGTTCCAGTGCGACCACCGATCCGGAGTTGACGCAAAACCTCCATCACCACGCTCGATCCAAGGGAGTGCGCGGTGAGGACGACGTTCAAACCAGCGGCCTGAATATCGGTGATCAACTGCTCTAACCCATCGCGGGCAAACAGGCTCGAATCCCTATCATAGGCATAGCCAAGCGGGTTCCCGGCGCTGGGCCAGGCGTAGTGCACGGCGATGCCCGGGATCTGGAAATCGTAGCGGATTTGCGCGGTACGGTAGAGGCCGGTGCCGATAGTGCTGGCGAAACCGTGGATGAAGATCATCGCCTCGTTCACACCGGCGCGACGCGCTTCCGCCCGCAAGGCGGCGCGGAACCCCTCCCGACTGCCAAGATGGTTGCCGCTGCTGGCGACGAATTCCGTTTGCAGGTCTGGGCCGCGCCGCCGCCCGGGTCTGGCCGGTTCGACGGCACCGGTTTCCCGATCCGGGGGAATTTCTACGGTGAATTCGGTGAACGACAGCGTCTCTTGCCGGGCGGCTTGAAACGCCCCGTCGGCGAAGACGCGGTTGGTGGCCACAAAGACCGTTTCCGCCGTGCCGATATCAGCCGCTTCTGGCACGATCATCAGATCCGGCACACCGCCACACGCCGCCAGCGGCAGAGCGGCAACCCCACAAAGAAGCGAACGGCGAGTGATCGAAGTGCGTGTCATGCCACCCTCTTACCAGCGTTTGCCTAAAGAACGTAACGGCTGAGATCTGTACTACGCGTCAATTCGCCGAGGTTTTCTTCGACAAATGCGGCATCAACGGTAACCGCTTGCCCGGATTTATCCGGTGCGGTGAAGCTGAGTTCTTCAAAGACCCGCTCCAACACCGTGTAAAGCCGCCGCGCGCCGATATTTTCAACGCTTTCGTTGACCTCCGCCGCAATCTTGGCGAGCGCCGCGATGCCTTCTTCGGTGAAGGTCACTTCGACCTCTTCCGTGGCCATCAAGGCGGTGTATTGCCGGGTCAGCGCGTTGTCGGTTTCCGTCAGGATGCGCACGAAATCACCTTCCGTCAGTGCCCGCAGGTTCACGCGGATCGGCAGGCGGCCCTGAAGTTCGGGCAACAGGTCAGAGGGCTTGGCGATGTGGAAGGCGCCCGATGCGATGAAGAGGATATGGTCGGTTTTGACCGGCCCGTGCTTGGTGGAGACGGTTGTGCCTTCGATCAACGGCAGCAGATCGCGCTGTACGCCTTCGCGGGATACATCCGCCCCCCGCGCATCGGCGCGCGCGCAGACTTTGTCGATCTCATCAATGAAAACGATCCCGTTCTGCTCCACCGCGCGCATGGCTTCTTTCGTGACCATCTCAGGATCGAGCAGCTTGTCCGCCTCCTCATCAATCAGGATGTCGTAGCTGGCCGCCACCGAAAGCCGTCGCTTTACCTTGCGCCCGCCCATGCCTTTGAACAGATCGCCCAGGTTCATCATCCCGCCCATCTGCCCCATGCCGGGCTGACCGGGGATCTCGAACCCGCCGAGGGGGTTGGAATTGTCCGTCACTTCCAGCTCGATGATCGTATCGTCCAGCTCTCCACCACGCAGCT
It contains:
- the hslU gene encoding ATP-dependent protease ATPase subunit HslU, which produces MSDLTPREIVSELDRFIIGQKDAKRAVAVALRNRWRRKQLGDDLRDEVYPKNILMIGPTGVGKTEISRRLAKLARAPFIKVEATKFTEVGYVGRDVEQIVRDLVDAAQVMIRENMREEVKAKAHDAAEERVIEALAGTDAREQTREMFRKKLRGGELDDTIIELEVTDNSNPLGGFEIPGQPGMGQMGGMMNLGDLFKGMGGRKVKRRLSVAASYDILIDEEADKLLDPEMVTKEAMRAVEQNGIVFIDEIDKVCARADARGADVSREGVQRDLLPLIEGTTVSTKHGPVKTDHILFIASGAFHIAKPSDLLPELQGRLPIRVNLRALTEGDFVRILTETDNALTRQYTALMATEEVEVTFTEEGIAALAKIAAEVNESVENIGARRLYTVLERVFEELSFTAPDKSGQAVTVDAAFVEENLGELTRSTDLSRYVL
- a CDS encoding Smr/MutS family protein, with product MGKRGKRGLSEEDKALWNRVASTATPMDRSGAPRIIPEAPKPKSPIRREATTAERLPAFRIGEKASFSANPVNHAPTLSARLAHAPVRMDHGTHKRMVRGKLKPEDRIDLHGMVLAEAHPALISFISSAYERELRLVLVITGKGKDRDSGGPIPIRRGVLKHQVPSWLQSPPLGLMILDIREAHQKHGGGGAYYVYLKRRR
- a CDS encoding Tim44/TimA family putative adaptor protein, with the translated sequence MNSSLLSLLVLAGVAIFLILRLRSVLGSREGFERPPARPDGSTANRRRDFEVIDGGPDEDITDHVEDGSDSAKALAAMKMAEPGFNVSEFLGGARQAYEMILMSFERGDVDGLKPFLADDVMETFETVINQRNEQGLTIEAEFVGVREIALQNATFDRGASEAEITVRFVGELTSVVRNSDGEIIEGDASEIKRQRDVWTFARTMGADDPNWALVATDG
- a CDS encoding alpha/beta hydrolase, which gives rise to MTRTSITRRSLLCGVAALPLAACGGVPDLMIVPEAADIGTAETVFVATNRVFADGAFQAARQETLSFTEFTVEIPPDRETGAVEPARPGRRRGPDLQTEFVASSGNHLGSREGFRAALRAEARRAGVNEAMIFIHGFASTIGTGLYRTAQIRYDFQIPGIAVHYAWPSAGNPLGYAYDRDSSLFARDGLEQLITDIQAAGLNVVLTAHSLGSSVVMEVLRQLRIGGRTGTLDRINGVILFSPDVDVDVFRSQAERIGELPQPFVIFTSQRDQALRLSARITGQAERVGNLAIPDALGEFEITIIDVSAFSGGVRDTFNHFAGASSPAVVQILNDAAGVNNSFERSTTQRPGILPGTILTIQNATQIMLSPITAN
- a CDS encoding murein transglycosylase A, with product MGLRAVAIALALTATAATADEPVQLLTFDDLDGWAEDDHSAALSVFRNTCMDLEGSDWEALCAVAETAPDARTFFELFFRPVLIGGEEPALFTGYYEPELSGSRTRTSRYRYPVYRLPPEVNGQWLSRREIEESRVLEGRGLEIAWVDDPVELFFLQIQGSGRIRLAEGGFLRVGYGGRNGHEYRSVGQELVRRGVYQPHQVSAQVIQSWVRRNPVAGQTLLHHNPSYVFFREVDIDDPDLGPLGAMNRNITPHRTIAVDPDHTPLGAPVWIEKDGDGPIRRLMIAQDTGGAIQGPQRADIFFGFGDDAGDAAGVIRDPGRMIVLLPIERAHQLIPDA